AGAGATGAATGCAATGAAGATCAGCAAGCACAGTGCCCTCAGGCAAATAAATTAACCTCCCGCAAGTGcgcaatggaaaaaaaacattattgaCATATATTGGTAATCAACCGttctcagaaaagcagcacatccATAAATGAAGGGAAATTAACTTCAATTTAGTGATCCACCCTTTTGTTTTACCTTATTTAAAGGCAAACTAAGTACAGATACTGTACGTTAAAATGTATCCacacagaaagaacaactgTTCTTTATTCTATCTTAAGGGCTCAGACTCCTACACGCTTCTATAGGGAGCCCTTTCCAAGCAATTACTCCTCTTGGAAATTACAACTACATTAAATATAAAGAGAGCCATCTGCAGGTCCCACGTAGCCCACGCCAATTAGCAGCACATCAATCAGTGTCCATATTCCAAGTCCACCAAAGCTGAAGAGTTTTCCCAGACCTTCCCTCCACTGGCCCAGATAGAAACGATCTGCTCCAAATCCACCCAGGGTGATGCTGTGCGAATAAAAACAATTCATTACTTCTGTGTTATGTTATAGTTACATTTACAGCACCCGGAGACTCGACAGTTTTTCCATTCATGgcaagcaatgaaaacaaaacttctcTACTTTTCTAACTTTGTAGAAGCTTGAAAATAGGCTATAAAAACAGCACACTCATCCCTACACAAGAGCCAACTTCTTCAGCTGGTGGCAGGAATGACTCCTGCTGTGAAGGCAAATGTGTTACATTATGTCCTTAATCACAGTCTTATGTATTTGTCTTGGAGAATATGGATTCTTGCTACATAATTCATCATTTTTGAACCTCTAAAACTTACTGGAAAATGTCcaaaaaaccccccaaaaaacaccaaaagaacTGCCTGTACTTTCAAATCACTGTTGCAGTTCTCTAATGGCTTAATGTGTCAAAAGCTACCTAAATAGTTTATTTCAAAACTGCTACACAGCTTTCTAccttaataattttaaaattaaagaatctttccttttaaagcaTTTCCAGCTATAACACTTGGAAAAGAAGCCTTAAAAAGTGTAAACCATGTACACAATGATCAGTGATACTCATCAAATTCAGAAATAGCTACATTCAAGAGATTATTTGGATGATTTTCAGCCTTAATTGCTTTAAGCATATTacaaagggggagaaaacaatGTGAAGTCCACAGAATTATCTCAGCATTCTCATCTGTTACTTCAGTACCTCATTACATTATTTCAGTAGCTCATCTGTTACCATACAGAAAGCATGTCCCCTCTACTCAGAGAATCACTCGAGGCTTCAGAATCATTGGTATTTACTCTAAAGAAAGCACATCCAATGCAGAAGTAGGGTAAAGGTTTTCTTTCAAGCTCTACTGAAGACAGCTAATACAAAATCTTCAGTCATCATATGCCTCCAAGTTCTAAATTCTAAACCATTATAAACTACCCACTGCACTGGACAATGTGGAACAAAGATTTTATACATGATACGTTCACACTAATTCATGTCAGCTTAAGTTCCACTAATAGCTCTTGTGTACCTTAGTGCCAGGGCAGTAGACCACTTATAACCTCCAGTCCAGTTGCAATACAGCATCTTTGGAAAGACTCTGTTACCTGAATGTTAGAAAAGGTTTGAACCTTAATgcaactgacaaaaaaaaaaaaaaaatcacataataaGTAAGAAAATGACATATGAAGCCACACTCACTGTATTCCTCTAACAAGGCACTAAAAGGGTTGGCAGTGATTGAAACAAGAATTTTTGAGAAAATCTTACATTTTACAGTCCTCCGTAGACCATCAAATTTTGTCTCACATCAGAAAACATGAATggtaaatgaacaaataaacagGGAAAAATTAAACTAGTGGGGTGACACCAGTGTGACTTTTTCCATTATCCTGAGACGTTTGAAATTGATTCTATTAATGTTGTGCAAAGTCATAAAAgttaacaaaaagaaagacCAATTTTCCCTCGCATGAAAGGCATACAACAGTCctgaaaaacaatgtttgcAGTTAGCTATTacttttataaacaaaaattaaaacgcaactgtaaaaaaaaatccaatagaTTGATCAAGGTGCAGATTGTTACTGTAATCAACATAAACAATCACTGTGCTGACTCAACATTAAAAAGCCATTTAGAAAAATCCTTCACCAAATCCCTGGTACGGCACATTACCCAGACAGTGGATGTGGTCCCGCACTGTACAAGTGGCATTGTATCGCTGCCGGGGACAGGAAACCGTCATGCAGTTTGTAGAATTGGTGCACACGTAGTCAGTTGTTGGAAGCTGCCAGCAAAACTGGCACGTCATGTTAATTGTAAAGTTCTCCTGCTCGTGGTTATTCTGATCCTACAGAAGGACAGCATTACCACTTCATTAGCAATCAAGAAACGGTCAGCTTTCAGTATCAAACTGCATCTCATAGATAGAAATGTTGGGCAAAATGTCAGTTGCTCTTTGTTACCTCCATATCCAGTAGAAAAATCAACATGATAAAAGTGACAAAGGTATTAAAACACAGTTTTAGTACTACTGCTTCCTCTACTCCAAATGAGGCTGCTGCCAAATTGACTGTTCTTACTCATTCGGTTTCAACCTCTGACAGTCATTAGCCTCCCCATTCTCGAACTGGTTCAGTTCTCGTTGGTCAGCATGCCAATTAAACACAATCGATCAGTGGCTGCATAACAAGATCCAAAGCAAGAAAGGCAAGCAGAGAAGAGTAGGTCTGACTCTCTACCAACTGCCTGCAGCTCAATCACAAAAAACTGATAACCTGCCTATGATAACCTAACAAACTGCATATGtaagaagtttttaaaaatatacagataTTTTATGACAAGATGTCACAGTTTAATTACATTACtcaaaattagttttaaaaataataggtTACTTACAACACAATGAACATGCGGTTTGACTCTGCAATCAAAAGTGGCTGGCTTTCCATATATGCAGGAATAATTTGTGTTACATATCATGCAGTCTGGTGGCAACCTACTGCAAAGTCCATTGCTTGGACACTTAGTCACATAAGCTGGAATTTCTGTACTTTCTGAAAGATGAAATATGTAAATGAAGTtataaaaaaattctaatttaaaaaagcaatctAGTTTGAAGCATGCATATTCAAATACATACGTGTGTGTTGATACTATATAAAGGACTTTCCTTAATTTGCAACGTGCGGAATCTATACTATATGACATAGCAGAGCAACTGGCAAGGATCTTGAGAAGTTCTGCACTggacagcacagcccagcacaacAACACTCAGCATGGACCTGCTCACAGACATGTGTTGTTCACATGTGTTCAGAATCACCTCTTAAT
This Lagopus muta isolate bLagMut1 chromosome 10, bLagMut1 primary, whole genome shotgun sequence DNA region includes the following protein-coding sequences:
- the TM2D3 gene encoding TM2 domain-containing protein 3 isoform X1, with product MSFPPFPVPGFNTCIRAVAVAVFRGPAGHALTLCGEKHVKDSGAEERREGSTTALPGSAPSTACGRARSAPLRAGAGREAAADKMAAPAGQSALRRLCGVALFVSQLYLLSGRAGSLMATKHSQPQSTFAKSLTSTSTDAPYFRAAESTEIPAYVTKCPSNGLCSRLPPDCMICNTNYSCIYGKPATFDCRVKPHVHCVDQNNHEQENFTINMTCQFCWQLPTTDYVCTNSTNCMTVSCPRQRYNATCTVRDHIHCLGNRVFPKMLYCNWTGGYKWSTALALSITLGGFGADRFYLGQWREGLGKLFSFGGLGIWTLIDVLLIGVGYVGPADGSLYI
- the TM2D3 gene encoding TM2 domain-containing protein 3 isoform X2, yielding MSFPPFPVPGFNTCIRAVAVAVFRGPAGHALTLCGEKHVKDSGAEERREGSTTALPGSAPSTACGRARSAPLRAGAGREAAADKMAAPAGQSALRRLCGVALFVSQLYLLSGRGSLMATKHSQPQSTFAKSLTSTSTDAPYFRAAESTEIPAYVTKCPSNGLCSRLPPDCMICNTNYSCIYGKPATFDCRVKPHVHCVDQNNHEQENFTINMTCQFCWQLPTTDYVCTNSTNCMTVSCPRQRYNATCTVRDHIHCLGNRVFPKMLYCNWTGGYKWSTALALSITLGGFGADRFYLGQWREGLGKLFSFGGLGIWTLIDVLLIGVGYVGPADGSLYI